Part of the Sphingobacterium sp. LZ7M1 genome, TATTCCAGCTTATTCCTATAATATTCTGTCTGCGCAGAACCTAAAATCGGCTCCATGCCAGCAACATCCACTTTTCCAATACGGGACAAGGCATTCCCTACATACTGCTCCTTGAATTTCAGCTGAGATTCATAGGTCATGTGTTGCCATTTACAGCCTCCACACACACCAAAATGTGAACAGAATGGATCTATCCTATATTCAGAAGCCTTCTTCACCTCAGAAATTTTACCCTCCGCAAAATTCTTCTTCTTGCGGATCAATTCAACATCCACCACATCTCCAGGCACTGCCCGCTCAATAAATAAAACTAAATTATCATGCTTGGCAACTCCCTTGCCCTCTTCCGCAATGTCAATAATCTCAACATCCGTAATAAATTTTTTTTCCTGAGGTATTCTTCTTCCCATATTGGCGCAAAAATACGCAAAAATTTAATAGCAAAATGATTTAACAATCGTGACAGCAATGTGCTAATTAATTCTACTGTTAGATAATGGAAAAAGATTAAGGAAAACAGAACCGAGCGAAATATTTATCTTATTAATCTACCCAAGAGAATTTCAATATTAATTAACATGATTGGGTAGGGCTAAACGACAGGCCCCAAAGACTATTGTCATTAAGTTAAGGATTTTCTTTTTTGAGGTCACAATTTTATAGGGTCTTCTCAAAACAAACGCCCATTCTTCCGAAGGAAGTCCCTTATCCCACGCCTCATTTCCAATGGCGGAAAAATGGAAAGAATGCCGTTGCTGTGTGCGATGGGATTGGCCTTGGATGCTTTCAAGAAATTCTAAAGGGAGAATTTTGAAGAACGGCATCCTCGACATCAAGGCATTCTTTTCTTGTGTGAATGACTGTGCGAAAAGCCATCTTAAATGAGCCGAAGCCTTTTGGTTACTTTTGGGCCTCAGAAGTAACGAAGAATCTGCATAATGATTATTTCTTAACTTAACTACATTGCCCCAAAGCCCTATAAAATGTCTATTGTCTTATATCTAAAGCCTCTTTCTTAGACTCCAAAAGAGTAGCTTCAACTAAATAGGGAAGGATTTCTTTCTGGAAGGAAATAAAATTCTTACGCACATCGGCCTCAGATACAGCGGTAAATGCGAAAGAAAATACAATGTTTTTGGAAGTTTTAATAAGGAAGGTCAATCGTTCTTCGGGAATCATATTGGCAATGGTTTCATTCTGCATAAACGAACGCAGCAATAGAAACTCCAGGTCATCCGAAAGAAGTTTAAGGTACTCCTGGGCATTGACCGACTCACGGATAAATTCCCAACCTACAAATTCATTACAGACCGTATAGGTTACACGGCTAACCCTCAAAATGGTATTGGCAAGGAAAAGTGCCAGGTCTTTTTCATTCACGTTCTTGTTCAGGATATCATAGACATTGTCCTGGATATAATCCATCAGAACCTCATGTAAAATCAACTCCTTACTTGCGAAATATTTATAGAAGGTTGCTTTAGCAATGGAAGCATTCTTGGCCAGCTCATTAACACTGGTTTTATTATAGCCATATTTCCTAAATAGATCTCTTGCAGATTTCTTTATTGCTATAACCACTTTGTCTTCCATGAAGCTGTTTTTTTGAATTTGGGATTCAATTTTTTATATGATTCTACCCAAGACCATTAAAATCTCGGGTAGAATACTAACCAATTGGTTTAAATAATCTCTGTCTCAAATTGAGATAAGAAACGAACATCGTTTTCTGAGAACAAACGCAGGTCGCGGATCTCATACTTCAGGTTTGTGATCCTTTCGATACCCATACCGAAGGCAAAGCCTGAATATTTCTTACTGTCGATTCCACAATTATCCAACACGTTCAGATCTACCATACCACAACCAAGGATCTCTACCCAACCTGAATATTTACACATCTGGCAACCTGCCCCTTTACAGATGGTACAGGAAATATCCATTTCAGCTGAAGGTTCAGTAAAAGGGAAATAAGATGGACGGAATCTTACTTTCGTGTCTTCTCCGTACAATTCTTTCACAAAGTGATATAATGTCTGTTTCAAATCAGCAAACGACACATTCTCATCCACATATAATCCTTCGATTTGGTGGAAGAAACAATGCGCTCTCGCAGATATTGCTTCATTACGGTATACTCTTCCCGGCATCAAAGCGCGGAAGGGAGGTTTCCCTGCTTCCATCAATCGAACCTGAACCGAGGAGGTATGCGTACGAAGCACAACATCATTTCCATCTTGCTTCTTGATAAAGAATGTATCCTGCATATCCCTAGCTGGATGCTCTGGAGCAAAATTTAACGCTGAGAAGTTATGCCAATCATCCTCAATCTCATTTCCTTCAGCAACTACAAAGCCCAACTTCTTGAAAATCTCAACAATCTCTTTTCTTACTAAGGAAAGTGGGTGTCTAGATCCCAAGGTGAAGCCTGGACCTGGTAAAGTCAAATCTCCTTCAGGATTTGCCGATTGACCTTCAGATTGATCTGCAAATTGTTCCGATGCCTCTTTAAATGTATTTTCAGCAAACTGCTTGAATTCATTCAATACTTTTCCTAAAACCCTCTTTTCATCCGAGGATACCGTCTTGAACTCTTCAAACAGGTTTTTCACGATGCCTTTAGACACCAAAAACTTTAATCTAAATGCTTCAACATCTTGGGCTGAACTTGGCGCAAATGCCTTTATCTCTTCAGTATACTGCGTTATCTTATCTTGCAACATGTGTC contains:
- a CDS encoding TetR/AcrR family transcriptional regulator, with the translated sequence MEDKVVIAIKKSARDLFRKYGYNKTSVNELAKNASIAKATFYKYFASKELILHEVLMDYIQDNVYDILNKNVNEKDLALFLANTILRVSRVTYTVCNEFVGWEFIRESVNAQEYLKLLSDDLEFLLLRSFMQNETIANMIPEERLTFLIKTSKNIVFSFAFTAVSEADVRKNFISFQKEILPYLVEATLLESKKEALDIRQ
- the pheS gene encoding phenylalanine--tRNA ligase subunit alpha, encoding MLQDKITQYTEEIKAFAPSSAQDVEAFRLKFLVSKGIVKNLFEEFKTVSSDEKRVLGKVLNEFKQFAENTFKEASEQFADQSEGQSANPEGDLTLPGPGFTLGSRHPLSLVRKEIVEIFKKLGFVVAEGNEIEDDWHNFSALNFAPEHPARDMQDTFFIKKQDGNDVVLRTHTSSVQVRLMEAGKPPFRALMPGRVYRNEAISARAHCFFHQIEGLYVDENVSFADLKQTLYHFVKELYGEDTKVRFRPSYFPFTEPSAEMDISCTICKGAGCQMCKYSGWVEILGCGMVDLNVLDNCGIDSKKYSGFAFGMGIERITNLKYEIRDLRLFSENDVRFLSQFETEII